Genomic window (bacterium):
GGAACGTTCGTGATGATCGTATTCGTCTGCCCATCGATCGACTGGGCGCCGAGAGAGAGCAACACAGGGGGCGTCCACTCGGCCACCCGCATGATCATGTCGATGCCGAGCGCGGAATTCCCTTCTTTCAGACTCCGGGTCGTGTCGTGGATCAGTGCCAGGCGCTCGACCGGATCGGCCTCGTCCAGCGGCAGATCCACCTGCCAGGCCGAGACGCGGTTCCCGAGCCGCCCCTCCTCCTCTTCGCGTCGCATACTCACCGGCGCCGATACCCGGAATCGGACTTCCGCAGGATCGCAGCCACGATGCATCAGGTAGCGCCGGAAGGCACCGGCGGCGGTGTTCAGGACCACATCGTTCACGGTGGCTTCCGAGGCGCGTCGAACTTCCTTGACCTCGGCAAGGGACATCGAGAGCCAATCGAATCGCCGGTGGGGGCCCAGCTCGCCGTTGATCGGCGTGTCTGACGGAGGATCGAAGGCCTGGCCAAAGAGTTCGCCCAGCGCTCGAAGCCGGACGCGGACCTCATCGCCCACATTCTCGGTCTCCCTGCGAAACTCCCGATAGCCGCGAATGGCCCGAAAGGGCATCCCCAAGCGATGGCCGATGCCGTCGCGGAGCAGCTCGCCTCCAGTGGGTGTGGGCTTCGGGATGTAGCGGACCGGCTCTGGAATCTCCTTGGTGGGCTCCGTGTCCATCAGGATCTGGGCCAGATCCACACCGGCCATGCCATCGATCATGCAGTGGTGGATCTTGCTGACCATCGCGAAGCGGTCGCCTCCCAGGCCTTCGACGATCCACATCTCCCATAACGGCCGCTCCCGGTCGAGTTGCTGCGCCATGATCCGCGCGGCAAGCCGCTTCAACTGATCCAGGCTGCCGGGCCGCGGGAGACTGGTATGCCGCATATGAAAGTCGATGTTGAACTCCGCATCGTCGACCCAGACCGGATCCTCGGTCAGCGGCGTCCATTGGATCTTCTGCCGATAGCGCGGAATCAGGTGCAGCTGGGCTTCGGTCTTGGCCTTGATGGCGGTCATGTCGACACCGCCGTCCTCGGTAGCCAGATCCCCGAGCTGGAAGATCGACAAGCCAGCCACGTGCATATGCGTGTTCGGTGTCTCAGCCAGGAGAAAGCTGTTGTCCTGAGCCGAAAGGCGGTCGTAGCGGTAGCTGGCCATTTTCGAGGGTCTCCTAGCCTGAACTATGCACGAAAGTTGGCTGAGAAGCTGGCTTTCCAATGTTTCAGCGTGCCGCGCGGCGATTGACGCTGACGGATCTCGTTTTGGGTGGTCGATGCCCATTCCGTGGCGCGAATGCGGAGTGTGCTTC
Coding sequences:
- a CDS encoding wax ester/triacylglycerol synthase family O-acyltransferase; the protein is MASYRYDRLSAQDNSFLLAETPNTHMHVAGLSIFQLGDLATEDGGVDMTAIKAKTEAQLHLIPRYRQKIQWTPLTEDPVWVDDAEFNIDFHMRHTSLPRPGSLDQLKRLAARIMAQQLDRERPLWEMWIVEGLGGDRFAMVSKIHHCMIDGMAGVDLAQILMDTEPTKEIPEPVRYIPKPTPTGGELLRDGIGHRLGMPFRAIRGYREFRRETENVGDEVRVRLRALGELFGQAFDPPSDTPINGELGPHRRFDWLSMSLAEVKEVRRASEATVNDVVLNTAAGAFRRYLMHRGCDPAEVRFRVSAPVSMRREEEEGRLGNRVSAWQVDLPLDEADPVERLALIHDTTRSLKEGNSALGIDMIMRVAEWTPPVLLSLGAQSIDGQTNTIITNVPGPQFPLYMLGARLLETMPVVPLLAGVGLGIALFSYDGRLTWGINADYGLVPDLPIFTAMIKESFIEFADQVGVEVEGELAA